From Trichoplusia ni isolate ovarian cell line Hi5 chromosome 11, tn1, whole genome shotgun sequence, the proteins below share one genomic window:
- the LOC113498487 gene encoding uncharacterized protein LOC113498487 — protein sequence MASANVLDQMAKFDFKSPVKITLLFEDSDDDLEIVNENHQEGNFETDSNKQDNTTLEENSRTKNLQIETESQQNSKDSNETLLKQLMNATLKDLLNKTCRTGNQSKENELDKTMPNLQIEKPGNIFNEPVCQCKISSEASFEQPTCFTFGAQNETIQIKQYAAHHHDHTTRAPSSLGGDLLNTLSENLISVMVSFYHYRLNKRDGDDYQKRKEAFIQLKDHYFELSYHTMVSIIIPQEHNKYFTNIFLQNTVTIANNKPGLGTCHRGHLEPIFIELLIWSKFKKSIIDRKGLNLGLHKEQCLSKPLRNNWPFSETTPTQRQPKTDNVCVFSSKSTGVKVNVNREIFIDCLKTQNHNTVERQGVQNQNQAYATYQTGSTNRIKTHASDNQTNNSQNYNLKLNCRLTPYSLTHNSRTNPIKNKAGPIQGSRNIEHLRKNCQADFQLRQKQSNNEIHSSGWVSAMNENINPQNMLNLNLQTRMTEDVAPQMPFISNVMSLNPKAQNTSNGSCCVCGKITNIVCSKSRSPSYCSFLCQELDGWCRNT from the exons atgGCAAGTG CAAATGTACTGGATCAAATGGCGAAATTTGACTTTAAGTCCCCagttaaaattactttattatttgaagacAGTGATGATGATCTAGAAATTGTTAATGAAAATCATCAGGAAGGTAATTTCGAGACTGATAGTAATAAGCAAGATAATACAACTCTAGAAGAAAATAGCAGAACGAAGAATCTTCAAATTGAAACGGAATCGCAACAAAATTCTAAAGATTCAAACGAAACCCTCTTAAAACAACTTATGAACGCTACACTAAAGGACTTGTTGAATAAAACTTGCCGCACTGGGAACCAATCAAAAGAAAATGAGCTAGATAAAACCATGCCAAACCTTCAAATAGAGAAACCAGGCAATATTTTCAATGAGCCTGTATGCCAATGCAAAATTTCTTCTGAGGCTTCTTTCGAGCAACCCACCTGTTTTACTTTTGGAGCTCAAAACGAAACTATACAGATTAAACAGTACGCTGCGCATCATCATGACCATACTACCAGAGCGCCATCATCTCTTGGAGGTGATTTACTAAATACGTTAtctgaaaatttaattagtgtCATGGTTTCTTTTTATCACTATAGACTAAATAAAAGAGATGGAGATGACTACCAGAAAAGAAAAGAAGCATTCATTCAACTCAAAGACCATTACTTTGAATTGTCATACCACACTATGGTATCGATAATAATTCCTCAAGagcataacaaatattttacaaatatatttttacaaaacactGTTACGATAGCCAATAATAAACCTGGATTAGGAACATGTCATAGAGGTCACTTGGAAccaatttttattgaattactgATAtggtcaaaatttaaaaagtcgaTAATTGATCGAAAAGGTTTGAACTTAGGCTTACATAAAGAACAATGTTTAAGTAAACCATTAAGAAACAACTGGCCATTTTCTGAAACAACTCCTACCCAAAGGCAGCCAAAAACTGACAACGTGTGTGTATTTTCTTCTAAAAGTACAGGTGTGAAAGTGAATGTTAATCGAGAAATATTCATAGATTGTCTCAAAACACAAAATCACAACACGGTGGAACGTCAAGGAGTTCAAAACCAGAACCAAGCATATGCCACTTACCAAACTGGGTCAACGAATAGAATTAAGACACATGCGAGTGacaatcaaacaaataattcacagaactataatttaaaattgaattgtcGCCTAACTCCATATAGTTTGACACATAATTCTAGAAccaatccaattaaaaataaggcGGGACCAATTCAAGGTTCTCGGAATATTGAACATCTACGTAAGAATTGCCAAGCCGACTTTCAACTTAGACAAAAGCAATCAAACAATGAAATTCACTCTTCTGGATGGGTCAGCGCAATGAATGAAAACATCAATCCTCAAAATATG cttaatttaaacttacaaaCTAGAATGACTGAAGACGTAGCTCCACAAATGCCATTTATATCCAATGTTATGTCATTGAATCCAAAAGCCCAAAATACCAGCAACGGCAGCTGCTGTGTGTGTGGAAAAATAACGAACATAGTCTGTTCGAAATCCAGAAGCCCTTCTTATTGCAGCTTCCTGTGCCAG gAATTAGACGGATGGTGCAGGAATACATAA